In Falco cherrug isolate bFalChe1 chromosome 2, bFalChe1.pri, whole genome shotgun sequence, the following are encoded in one genomic region:
- the LOC102054475 gene encoding gap junction beta-6 protein gives MDWGALHTILGGVNKHSTSIGKIWLTVLFIFRIMILVVAAERVWGDEQDDFICNTLQPGCKNVCYDHFFPISHIRLWALQLIFVSTPALLVAMHVAYRRHEKKRQFRKGDQKCEYKDIEEIRKQRFRIEGSLWWTYTSSIFFRLVFEAVFMYAFYFMYDGFRMPRLMKCNAWPCPNTVDCFVSRPTEKTVFTIFMIAVSSICILLNVAELCYLLTKFFLRRSKKAGNSKHHPNHENKEETKQNEMNELISDSCQNTVIGFSSS, from the coding sequence ATGGACTGGGGAGCTCTGCATACCATTTTAGGAGGCGTAAATAAACACTCCACCAGTATTGGGAAGATATGGCTCACAGTCCTGTTCATCTTCCGTATCATGATCCTGGTTGTGGCTGCAGAGAGAGTCTGGGGAGATGAACAGGATGACTTCATCTGCAACACTCTGCAACCTGGTTGCAAGAATGTTTGCTACGATCActttttccccatctctcaTATTAGACTCTGGGCCCTGCAGCTGATCTTTGTTTCCACACCTGCGTTGCTGGTGGCCATGCATGTAGCTTACAGGAGGCATGAGAAGAAAAGGCAGTTCAGAAAGGGAGACCAGAAATGTGAATACAAGGACATtgaagaaatcagaaaacagaGGTTTCGTATTGAGGGCTCCTTGTGGTGGACATACACTAGCAGCATCTTCTTCAGACTGGTCTTTGAAGCGGTCTTCATGTATGCGTTTTATTTCATGTACGATGGGTTCAGAATGCCTCGGTTAATGAAGTGTAATGCTTGGCCCTGCCCCAACACAGTAGACTGCTTTGTTTCTCGACCTACTGAAAAGACGGTGTTTACTATTTTCATGATTGCTGTGTCCAGCATTTGCATTCTTTTAAATGTGGCTGAGTTATGCTACTTACTGACAAAATTTTTCCTCAGAAGGTCtaaaaaagctggaaattcAAAACATCATCCCAACCATGAGAATAAggaagaaaccaaacaaaatgaaatgaacGAGTTAATATCTGATAGCTGTCAGAACACAGTTATAGGATTTTCAAGTAGCTAA